A genomic segment from Burkholderia plantarii encodes:
- a CDS encoding gallate dioxygenase, whose amino-acid sequence MARIIGGIAASHTPTIGFAFDRNRRDDAVWAPIFENFAPLADWLADRRPDVLVLIYNDHVTSFFLDHYSAFALGVGPQWEVADEGGGARDLPPIQGDPAFAAHIGRSLMADEFDMSFFQNRKLDHGCFSPLSMLCPHDPAWPVRLVPLQMGVLQLPVPGARRFYKLGQALRRAVESYPEDLRVAIVATGGLSHQVHGERAGFNDTDWDHRFLDLFQHDPEQLADMTIAEYATLGGFEGAEVIMWLTMRGALSASVECKHRSYYLPSMAGIATAVFESVEQAPVPAAVERHRRHMAAQLDGIERLEGTYPFSIETAVKAYRINEYLHRMVEPAHRAAFTADPEASFEAAGLSEQERDLIRRRDWRGLLHYGVIFFVLEKLGAVTGVSNLHIYAAMRGETLEAFQRTRNAPGALYSVAGKTAGALAWDQNEAGEAGGTDATP is encoded by the coding sequence ATGGCCCGGATCATTGGCGGCATCGCCGCATCGCACACCCCGACGATCGGCTTCGCCTTCGACAGGAACAGGCGTGACGACGCCGTCTGGGCGCCGATCTTCGAGAATTTCGCCCCGCTGGCCGACTGGCTCGCGGACAGGCGGCCCGACGTGCTGGTGCTGATCTACAACGACCACGTCACGTCGTTCTTCCTCGATCACTACTCGGCGTTCGCGCTCGGCGTCGGGCCGCAGTGGGAAGTGGCCGACGAGGGCGGCGGCGCGCGCGACCTGCCGCCGATCCAGGGCGATCCCGCGTTCGCGGCGCACATCGGCCGGTCGCTGATGGCCGACGAGTTCGACATGTCGTTCTTCCAGAACCGCAAGCTCGATCACGGCTGTTTCTCGCCGCTGTCGATGCTGTGCCCGCATGATCCCGCCTGGCCGGTGCGGCTGGTGCCGCTGCAGATGGGCGTGCTGCAGCTGCCGGTGCCGGGCGCGCGGCGCTTCTACAAGCTCGGCCAGGCGCTGCGGCGCGCGGTGGAGAGCTACCCGGAGGATCTGCGCGTGGCGATCGTGGCCACTGGCGGGCTGTCCCACCAGGTTCACGGCGAGCGCGCCGGCTTCAACGACACCGACTGGGATCACCGCTTCCTCGACCTGTTCCAGCACGACCCCGAACAGCTCGCCGACATGACGATCGCCGAATACGCGACGCTCGGCGGCTTCGAGGGCGCCGAGGTGATCATGTGGCTGACCATGCGCGGCGCGCTGTCGGCGAGCGTCGAGTGCAAGCATCGCAGCTACTACCTGCCGTCGATGGCGGGCATCGCCACGGCCGTGTTCGAGAGCGTCGAGCAGGCGCCGGTGCCTGCCGCCGTCGAACGCCATCGTCGGCACATGGCCGCGCAGCTCGACGGCATCGAGCGGCTGGAGGGCACCTATCCGTTCTCGATCGAGACCGCGGTGAAGGCGTACCGCATCAACGAGTACCTGCACCGCATGGTGGAGCCCGCGCATCGCGCGGCGTTCACGGCCGACCCCGAGGCCAGCTTCGAGGCGGCCGGGCTCTCGGAGCAGGAACGCGACCTGATCCGCCGGCGCGACTGGCGCGGCCTGCTGCACTACGGCGTGATCTTCTTCGTGCTGGAGAAGCTCGGCGCCGTGACGGGCGTATCGAACCTGCACATCTACGCGGCGATGCGCGGCGAAACGCTGGAGGCGTTCCAGCGCACGCGCAACGCGCCGGGCGCGCTGTACTCGGTGGCCGGCAAGACGGCCGGCGCGCTGGCATGGGACCAGAACGAAGCAGGCGAAGCGGGCGGGACCGACGCCACGCCATGA
- a CDS encoding NAD(P)-dependent oxidoreductase translates to MNHAAPSPQPVAIVGFGEVGPILARAFADQGLAVAAYDIELDHPDTREPILQRARASGAQAADSLAAALHGAQLVFSAVTASQAGAVAAACAPLLGAGQVFIDLNSVSPAVKQRNAELVEGGHADYVEAAVMAPVPPHGIRVPMLLGGARAAELAGRLNGLGMRTEAVADAVGLASAIKLCRSIMIKGMEALCVQSMLAANAFGVDARVLASLAASFPGTGWDSGHEAYLIGRVVEHGQRRSEEMDEAAAMLDSLGMSGALAREVAAVQREQAARATALRAALDARGALPAWRDLLRRE, encoded by the coding sequence ATGAACCACGCCGCCCCTTCCCCGCAGCCGGTCGCCATCGTCGGGTTCGGCGAAGTCGGCCCGATCCTCGCCCGCGCGTTCGCGGACCAGGGCCTCGCCGTCGCCGCCTACGACATCGAGCTGGATCACCCCGATACGCGCGAGCCGATCCTGCAGCGCGCGCGGGCCAGCGGCGCGCAGGCGGCCGACAGCCTCGCGGCGGCGCTGCACGGCGCGCAGCTGGTGTTCTCCGCCGTCACGGCGAGCCAGGCCGGCGCGGTGGCCGCCGCCTGCGCGCCGCTGCTCGGCGCGGGCCAGGTGTTCATCGATCTGAACTCGGTGTCGCCGGCCGTCAAGCAGCGCAACGCCGAACTGGTCGAGGGCGGCCACGCCGATTACGTGGAAGCGGCCGTGATGGCGCCCGTGCCGCCGCACGGCATCCGCGTGCCGATGCTGCTCGGCGGCGCGCGGGCGGCCGAACTGGCCGGACGCCTGAACGGCCTCGGGATGCGCACCGAGGCGGTGGCCGATGCGGTCGGACTGGCCTCGGCCATCAAGCTCTGCCGCAGCATCATGATCAAGGGCATGGAGGCGCTGTGCGTGCAGTCGATGCTCGCGGCCAACGCGTTCGGCGTCGATGCGCGCGTGCTGGCCTCGCTCGCCGCGAGCTTTCCCGGCACCGGCTGGGACAGCGGCCACGAGGCCTACCTGATCGGCCGCGTGGTGGAGCACGGGCAGCGCCGCTCGGAGGAAATGGACGAGGCGGCCGCCATGCTCGACAGCCTCGGCATGTCGGGCGCGCTCGCGCGGGAAGTCGCCGCGGTCCAGCGCGAGCAGGCCGCGCGGGCCACGGCGCTGCGCGCCGCGCTCGACGCACGCGGCGCGCTGCCGGCCTGGCGCGACCTGCTGCGCCGCGAATGA
- a CDS encoding MFS transporter: MASWLKQLTTSEKRTFWACFSGWGLDAMDTQMYALTIPTLIALWGMTRGQAGILGTTVLIMASIGGWIAGILSDRYGRVRILQLTIAWFSLFTFLSAFTDSFWQLLVTRSLQGIGFGGEWAVGAVLISETINPQLRGRVVGALQAGWAIGYGIAVLLTTLLLSTLEPNLAWRVLFALGVVPAVLVLWIRRNIEEAPVFTRERATLEAAAPVGIWEVFSGPSRATTVKAILLTLGIYGGNYVMITWLPAYLKLVLNLSITHVGGYLAINILGSFAGAFLNGWMADAFGRRKTFVIIACLQAVAVSLYTMAPINLAATLVLGFVLGTLQSGTAAGTGAYLAELFPTRIRGAAQGLCGNAGRAIGAVMPTLVGLVSTRTGLGAAMGLCAGSAYLIVVVAALLLPETRGRDLAMVE, translated from the coding sequence ATGGCTTCATGGCTGAAACAACTGACGACATCGGAAAAGCGCACGTTCTGGGCCTGCTTCAGCGGCTGGGGGCTCGACGCGATGGACACGCAGATGTACGCGCTGACCATCCCGACCCTGATCGCGCTGTGGGGCATGACGCGCGGCCAGGCCGGCATCCTCGGCACCACCGTGCTGATCATGGCGTCGATCGGCGGCTGGATCGCCGGCATCCTGTCGGACCGCTACGGCCGCGTGCGCATCCTGCAGCTGACGATCGCGTGGTTCTCGCTGTTCACGTTCCTGTCGGCCTTCACCGATTCGTTCTGGCAGCTGCTCGTCACGCGCAGCCTGCAGGGCATCGGCTTCGGCGGCGAGTGGGCGGTGGGCGCCGTGCTGATCAGCGAAACCATCAACCCGCAACTGCGCGGCCGCGTGGTCGGCGCGCTGCAGGCGGGCTGGGCGATCGGCTATGGCATCGCCGTGCTGCTCACCACGCTGCTGCTCAGCACGCTGGAGCCGAACCTCGCCTGGCGCGTGCTGTTCGCGCTCGGCGTGGTGCCGGCCGTGCTGGTGCTCTGGATCCGGCGCAACATCGAGGAGGCGCCGGTGTTCACGCGCGAGCGCGCCACGCTGGAGGCGGCCGCGCCGGTCGGCATCTGGGAGGTGTTCAGCGGGCCGAGCCGGGCCACCACCGTCAAGGCGATCCTGCTGACGCTCGGCATCTACGGCGGCAACTACGTGATGATCACCTGGCTGCCCGCCTACCTGAAGCTGGTGCTGAACCTGTCGATCACCCACGTCGGCGGCTATCTGGCGATCAACATCCTCGGCTCGTTCGCGGGCGCGTTCCTGAACGGCTGGATGGCCGACGCGTTCGGCCGGCGCAAGACCTTCGTGATCATCGCGTGCCTGCAGGCGGTGGCCGTCAGCCTCTACACGATGGCGCCGATCAACCTCGCCGCCACGCTGGTGCTCGGCTTCGTGCTCGGCACGCTGCAGTCGGGCACCGCGGCCGGCACCGGCGCCTACCTGGCCGAGCTGTTCCCCACCCGCATCCGCGGCGCGGCGCAGGGGCTGTGCGGCAACGCCGGGCGCGCGATCGGCGCGGTGATGCCGACGCTGGTCGGGCTCGTCAGCACGCGCACCGGCCTCGGCGCCGCGATGGGGCTGTGCGCCGGCAGCGCCTATCTGATCGTGGTGGTGGCGGCGCTGCTGCTGCCCGAGACGCGCGGACGCGACCTGGCGATGGTGGAGTGA
- a CDS encoding GTPase yields the protein MTARASEERRFIDAADGLEFGARDLSGLFDAFDAFDAWLAERETSLREARLGTDGLHEGSALARQGAAIDAVLRAAAPACARPWTSIEAARSLAGQFEDRAMLLVFGKFNAGKSSFCNFLADRFAAHGKAVRYFRVEAGRLVASAGRFREGETETTAQLQGVYLGARLVLLDTPGLHSVTPDNAALTRRFIESADGVIWLTSSASPGQVQELDDLGLELHRGKPLLPVLTRSDEYEEDERDGRLVRQLANKSATRRALQEADVTARAADKLAALGVDASRLAAPVSVSVRMAREPAAPEVADGAGVDADREALAAAGFERLYVALHALSGPALAYKRRKHAEVALHHLDENLSRALHDELRPMLARLTTLVHEAAGRLDAQQAQSRREIVRRVLPALPRALDAHAAARDVPALCRSVAAALDGALVDAIAAQFGDYLIVPGPPDARDASGARIELRDGTGYEERVVGDAGQRIEVDYQRLYTALREAVLERATLAADHAAGQARAAIERLLERARRLERVLEQGARRLDALGRELRAAPARPAAGLAATHAPGR from the coding sequence ATGACGGCGCGCGCGAGCGAGGAGCGGCGCTTCATCGACGCCGCCGACGGGCTCGAGTTCGGCGCGCGCGACCTGTCCGGCCTGTTCGATGCGTTCGATGCGTTCGATGCGTGGCTGGCCGAGCGCGAGACGAGCCTGCGCGAGGCCCGGCTCGGCACCGACGGACTGCACGAGGGCAGCGCGCTCGCCAGGCAGGGCGCGGCGATCGACGCGGTGCTGCGGGCCGCCGCGCCGGCCTGCGCGCGGCCGTGGACGTCGATCGAGGCGGCCCGCTCGCTGGCCGGGCAGTTCGAGGATCGCGCGATGCTGCTCGTGTTCGGCAAGTTCAACGCCGGCAAGAGTTCGTTCTGCAATTTCCTGGCCGATCGCTTCGCCGCGCACGGCAAGGCGGTGCGGTATTTCCGCGTCGAGGCGGGCCGGCTCGTGGCGAGCGCCGGACGCTTTCGCGAGGGCGAGACCGAAACCACCGCGCAACTGCAGGGCGTGTATCTGGGCGCGCGGCTGGTGCTGCTCGATACGCCCGGCCTGCATTCCGTGACGCCCGACAACGCGGCGCTGACGCGGCGCTTCATCGAGAGCGCGGACGGCGTGATCTGGCTGACCAGCTCGGCCTCGCCGGGGCAGGTGCAGGAGCTCGACGATCTCGGCCTCGAACTGCATCGCGGCAAGCCGCTGCTGCCGGTGCTCACGCGCAGCGACGAATACGAGGAGGACGAACGGGACGGCCGGCTCGTCAGGCAGCTCGCCAACAAGAGCGCGACGCGGCGCGCGCTGCAGGAGGCCGACGTGACGGCGCGCGCGGCCGACAAGCTCGCCGCGCTGGGCGTGGACGCGTCGCGGCTGGCCGCGCCCGTGTCGGTGTCGGTGCGCATGGCGCGCGAGCCGGCGGCACCCGAGGTGGCGGACGGAGCCGGTGTCGACGCCGATCGCGAAGCGCTGGCCGCGGCGGGATTCGAACGGCTCTATGTGGCGCTGCATGCGTTGAGCGGGCCGGCGCTGGCCTACAAGCGCCGCAAGCACGCCGAGGTGGCGCTGCATCATCTGGACGAGAACCTGTCGCGCGCGCTGCATGACGAACTGCGGCCGATGCTGGCGCGGCTCACGACGCTCGTACACGAGGCGGCCGGGCGGCTCGACGCGCAGCAGGCGCAATCGCGGCGCGAGATCGTGCGGCGCGTGCTGCCGGCGCTGCCGCGCGCGCTCGACGCCCATGCCGCGGCACGCGACGTGCCGGCGCTGTGCCGCTCGGTGGCGGCGGCGCTCGACGGCGCGCTCGTCGACGCGATTGCGGCGCAGTTCGGCGACTACCTGATCGTGCCCGGCCCGCCGGACGCGCGGGACGCGTCCGGCGCGCGGATCGAGCTGCGCGACGGCACCGGTTACGAGGAACGGGTGGTGGGCGATGCGGGGCAGCGAATCGAGGTCGATTACCAGCGCCTTTACACGGCACTGCGCGAGGCCGTGCTCGAGCGCGCCACGCTCGCGGCCGACCACGCGGCCGGGCAGGCGCGCGCCGCGATCGAGCGCCTGCTGGAACGGGCGCGGCGGCTGGAGCGGGTGCTCGAGCAGGGCGCGCGGCGGCTCGATGCGCTCGGGCGCGAGTTGCGCGCGGCGCCGGCGCGGCCGGCGGCCGGGCTGGCGGCCACGCACGCGCCCGGGCGATAG
- a CDS encoding GTPase, which translates to MSTDIHDAALRDVLAVLPARADDLARLARLAEGGEPVVTVVGKYNHGKSSLLNELAGKPLFAVSDRRETVALADGRHLGVRWLDAPGLDADVAGADDRHALRAVRLYADIRLFVHAAKEGELDARERQWLAALLDDDARTARRTFFVLSQIDQLADDDALARVAAAIGAQVPAAEPWWVSSARHRNGQEGGKRLLIERSGIPALQAALRAALERVPAARTHEATRLSTEIAAQLDALRAEQDAALATLRERQRQQRDSFDLGLRGVIDKVGARLCAMLDTLGADHASVPDTARDAYASTAGKRERGQIQIAYSRACIEIDGFLAGLGVAELPPGRAQAASSIHSVMIAVMGISVKFREDLRRMFGEAAGRDRLRRDFTHYYELSAERVALAGELAGREQARAATARAVAAIDAWRAGA; encoded by the coding sequence GTGTCCACTGATATCCACGACGCCGCGCTGCGCGACGTGCTGGCCGTGCTGCCCGCGCGCGCAGACGACCTGGCGCGGCTCGCGCGGCTGGCCGAGGGCGGCGAGCCGGTGGTGACGGTCGTCGGCAAGTACAACCACGGCAAGAGCAGCCTGCTCAACGAGCTGGCCGGCAAGCCGCTGTTCGCCGTCTCCGACCGGCGCGAAACCGTGGCGCTGGCGGACGGCCGGCATCTCGGCGTGCGCTGGCTCGATGCGCCGGGGCTCGACGCCGACGTGGCCGGCGCCGACGATCGCCACGCGCTGCGCGCGGTCCGGCTGTATGCCGACATCCGCCTGTTCGTTCACGCCGCGAAGGAGGGCGAGCTCGACGCGCGCGAGCGGCAGTGGCTCGCGGCCCTGCTCGACGACGACGCGCGCACCGCACGCCGGACCTTCTTCGTGCTGTCGCAGATCGACCAGTTGGCCGACGACGACGCGCTCGCCCGGGTGGCCGCCGCGATCGGCGCGCAGGTGCCGGCGGCCGAGCCGTGGTGGGTGTCGTCGGCGCGGCATCGCAACGGGCAGGAGGGCGGCAAGCGCCTGCTGATCGAGCGCAGCGGGATTCCGGCGTTGCAGGCGGCGCTGCGTGCCGCGCTCGAACGCGTGCCGGCCGCGCGTACCCACGAGGCCACGCGGCTATCTACCGAGATCGCCGCGCAGCTCGACGCGCTGCGCGCCGAACAGGACGCGGCGCTGGCGACGCTGCGCGAGCGGCAGCGGCAGCAGCGCGACAGCTTCGACCTCGGCCTGCGCGGCGTGATCGACAAGGTCGGCGCGCGGCTCTGCGCGATGCTCGACACGCTCGGCGCCGATCACGCGAGCGTGCCCGACACGGCGCGCGATGCCTATGCGAGCACCGCCGGCAAGCGCGAGCGCGGGCAGATCCAGATCGCCTATTCGCGCGCCTGCATCGAGATCGACGGCTTCCTCGCCGGGCTCGGCGTGGCCGAGCTGCCGCCCGGGCGCGCGCAGGCGGCGAGCAGCATCCATTCGGTGATGATCGCCGTGATGGGGATCTCCGTGAAATTCCGCGAGGACCTGCGCCGCATGTTCGGCGAGGCGGCCGGCCGCGACCGGCTGCGGCGCGACTTCACGCACTACTACGAGCTGTCGGCGGAGCGCGTGGCGCTCGCGGGCGAACTGGCCGGGCGCGAGCAGGCCCGTGCCGCGACGGCCCGGGCGGTGGCCGCCATCGACGCATGGCGGGCCGGCGCATGA
- the catA gene encoding catechol 1,2-dioxygenase, whose product MNVQVSQTQEAQALLRAAANLDDDGGDARFKRIVHRLLGDLFHAIDELDITPDEIWAGINYLNQLGRDGEAPLLAAGLGLEKYLDIRMDAEDREAGIAGGTPRTIEGPLYVAGAPVRDGVAKMDLDADEDAGPLVIHGTIKGPDGRPVAGAVIECWHANSKGFYSHFDPTGTQTAFNLRGAVRTGADGRYEFRTLMPVGYGCPPHGATQQLLNGLGRHGNRPAHVHFFVTSDTHRKLTTQFNIEGDPLIWDDFAYATRESLIPHVVEKTGGAALGLKDDAYRAIEFDIVLTALVGGRDNQIVQRRRASAAA is encoded by the coding sequence ATGAACGTTCAGGTATCCCAGACGCAGGAAGCGCAGGCCCTGCTCAGGGCCGCGGCGAACCTCGACGACGACGGCGGCGACGCGCGCTTCAAGCGCATCGTCCACCGCCTGCTCGGCGACCTGTTCCACGCCATCGACGAGCTCGACATCACGCCCGACGAAATCTGGGCCGGCATCAACTACCTCAACCAGCTCGGCCGGGACGGCGAGGCGCCGCTGCTGGCCGCGGGCCTCGGCCTCGAGAAGTACCTGGACATCCGCATGGACGCCGAGGACCGCGAGGCCGGCATCGCGGGCGGCACGCCGCGCACCATCGAGGGCCCGCTCTACGTGGCGGGCGCGCCGGTGCGGGACGGCGTGGCGAAGATGGACCTCGACGCCGACGAGGACGCCGGCCCGCTCGTGATCCACGGCACCATCAAGGGGCCGGACGGCCGGCCGGTGGCGGGCGCCGTGATCGAGTGCTGGCACGCCAACTCGAAGGGCTTCTATTCGCATTTCGATCCGACCGGCACGCAGACCGCGTTCAACCTGCGCGGCGCCGTGCGCACCGGCGCGGACGGCCGCTACGAATTCCGCACGCTGATGCCGGTCGGCTACGGCTGCCCGCCGCACGGCGCGACCCAGCAGTTGCTGAACGGGCTCGGGCGCCACGGCAACCGTCCCGCGCACGTCCACTTCTTCGTGACCAGCGACACGCACCGCAAGCTGACCACGCAGTTCAACATCGAGGGCGATCCGCTGATCTGGGATGATTTCGCCTATGCCACGCGCGAGTCGCTGATCCCGCATGTGGTTGAGAAGACCGGCGGCGCGGCGCTCGGCCTGAAGGACGACGCCTACCGGGCGATCGAGTTCGACATCGTGCTGACCGCGCTGGTGGGCGGCCGCGACAACCAGATCGTGCAGCGCCGGCGCGCCTCGGCCGCCGCCTGA
- the catC gene encoding muconolactone Delta-isomerase, whose amino-acid sequence MLFHVRMDVRLPPGLPADVADAIKLREKAYSQQLQRSGKWRHLWRIAGEYANVSVFDVESNAELHEILSALPLFPYMTISVMPLCRHPSSVRDGDA is encoded by the coding sequence ATGCTTTTCCACGTGCGCATGGACGTCAGGCTGCCGCCCGGGCTGCCCGCCGACGTCGCCGACGCGATCAAGCTGCGCGAGAAGGCCTATTCGCAGCAGCTGCAGCGCAGCGGCAAGTGGCGCCACCTCTGGCGCATCGCCGGCGAGTACGCGAACGTCAGCGTGTTCGACGTCGAGAGCAACGCCGAGCTGCACGAGATCCTGAGCGCGCTGCCACTGTTCCCCTACATGACGATCTCGGTCATGCCGCTGTGCCGGCACCCGTCGTCGGTCCGCGACGGCGACGCCTGA
- a CDS encoding muconate/chloromuconate family cycloisomerase: MPRATVERVETSLVDLPTIRPHKLSVATMHGQTLMLVKVFCSDGVVGIGEGTTIAGMAYGPESPEAMKLAIDAYFAPAMIGRDATRVQALMAHLGKLVRVSHFAKSALETALLDAHGKRLGVPVSELLGGRRRERLPVAWTLASGDTARDIDEAERMIEARRHRVFKLKIGARPVEADVRHVAEISRALAGRGTVRVDVNMAWSETQAARAIPALAEAGCELVEQPVASPAALARLMRRYPVALMADEILQGPESAFEIARQRGADVFAVKIEQSGGLFAAQRVAAVADAAGIELYGGTMLEGAVGTIASAHLFASFANLQWGTELFGPLLLTEEILTAPLDYRDFELTVPDGPGLGIELDEAKLRRFTRDGLIRVTR; encoded by the coding sequence ATGCCCCGCGCCACCGTCGAACGCGTCGAGACCTCCCTCGTCGATCTGCCCACGATCCGCCCGCACAAGCTGTCGGTGGCCACCATGCACGGGCAAACCCTGATGCTGGTGAAGGTATTCTGCAGCGACGGCGTGGTCGGCATCGGCGAGGGCACCACCATCGCCGGCATGGCCTACGGGCCGGAGAGCCCGGAGGCGATGAAGCTCGCCATCGACGCCTATTTCGCGCCGGCCATGATCGGCCGCGACGCCACGCGCGTGCAGGCGCTGATGGCCCATCTCGGCAAGCTGGTGCGCGTCAGCCACTTCGCCAAGAGCGCGCTGGAAACGGCGCTGCTCGACGCGCACGGCAAGCGGCTCGGCGTGCCCGTGAGCGAGCTGCTCGGCGGGCGCCGGCGCGAGCGGCTGCCGGTGGCGTGGACGCTCGCCTCCGGCGACACCGCGCGCGACATCGACGAGGCCGAGCGGATGATCGAGGCGCGCCGCCACCGCGTCTTCAAGCTGAAGATCGGCGCGAGGCCGGTCGAGGCCGACGTGCGTCACGTGGCCGAGATCAGCCGCGCGCTGGCCGGGCGCGGCACGGTGCGGGTGGACGTCAACATGGCCTGGAGCGAGACGCAGGCGGCCCGCGCGATCCCGGCGCTGGCCGAGGCGGGCTGCGAGCTGGTCGAGCAGCCGGTGGCCTCGCCCGCCGCGCTGGCGCGCCTGATGCGCCGCTATCCGGTCGCGCTGATGGCCGACGAGATCCTGCAAGGCCCGGAGAGCGCGTTCGAGATCGCCCGGCAGCGCGGCGCCGACGTGTTCGCCGTGAAGATCGAGCAGAGCGGCGGCCTGTTCGCGGCGCAGCGCGTCGCGGCGGTGGCCGACGCGGCCGGCATCGAACTCTACGGCGGCACCATGCTGGAGGGCGCGGTCGGCACGATCGCCTCGGCGCACCTGTTCGCGAGCTTCGCGAACCTGCAATGGGGCACCGAGCTGTTCGGGCCGCTGCTGCTCACCGAGGAGATCCTCACCGCGCCGCTCGACTATCGCGATTTCGAATTGACGGTGCCCGACGGCCCCGGCCTCGGCATCGAGCTGGACGAGGCGAAGCTGCGCCGCTTCACGCGCGACGGCTTGATTCGCGTGACCCGCTGA
- a CDS encoding LysR family transcriptional regulator, with protein sequence MDLRQLRYFVAVARERNFTRAAAQLHIAQPPLSRQIQLLEEELGVQLVIRDSRPVQLTDAGRLLHEQAIQILGRVEQTREATRRVGLHQRAVLSIGFVASTLYGGLPAVLKMLRARAPELEIRMVELMSIEQLDALKAGRIDLGFGRVRHSDPGVAGIVVHEERLAVAVPKSSPLAGTAQPLPIGLLAGQPLIVYPKEPRPGFADQVLDALHGHGVEPAEVHEVREIQTALGLVAAEFGVCLIPASACQMRHDLDYRLIDDERVSSPVILNYRLNDRSPYIALVEALIGEVYR encoded by the coding sequence ATGGATCTTCGCCAGCTTCGTTATTTCGTCGCCGTCGCGCGCGAACGCAACTTCACGCGCGCCGCCGCGCAACTGCACATCGCGCAGCCGCCGCTGAGCCGGCAGATCCAGCTGCTGGAGGAGGAACTCGGTGTGCAGCTGGTGATTCGCGACAGCCGGCCGGTACAGCTGACCGACGCGGGCCGGCTGCTGCACGAGCAGGCGATCCAGATCCTCGGGCGTGTCGAGCAGACGCGTGAAGCCACGCGGCGCGTGGGCCTGCACCAGCGCGCCGTGCTGTCGATCGGCTTCGTCGCCTCGACGCTCTACGGCGGCCTGCCGGCGGTGCTGAAGATGCTGCGCGCGCGGGCGCCGGAACTCGAGATCCGGATGGTGGAACTGATGTCGATCGAGCAGCTCGACGCGCTGAAGGCGGGCCGCATCGATCTCGGCTTCGGGCGCGTGCGCCACAGCGATCCGGGCGTGGCCGGCATCGTGGTCCACGAGGAGCGGCTCGCGGTGGCGGTGCCGAAATCCTCGCCGCTGGCCGGCACCGCGCAGCCGCTGCCGATCGGACTGCTGGCGGGCCAGCCGCTGATCGTCTATCCGAAGGAGCCGCGCCCCGGCTTCGCCGACCAGGTGCTCGACGCGCTGCACGGGCACGGCGTGGAGCCGGCCGAGGTCCATGAAGTGCGCGAGATCCAGACCGCGCTCGGGCTGGTGGCGGCCGAGTTCGGCGTCTGCCTGATCCCGGCCTCGGCCTGCCAGATGCGCCACGATCTCGACTACCGGCTGATCGACGACGAGCGCGTGAGCTCGCCGGTGATCCTCAATTACCGGCTCAACGACCGCTCCCCCTACATCGCGCTGGTCGAGGCGCTGATCGGGGAAGTCTATCGGTAG